In the Colletotrichum higginsianum IMI 349063 chromosome 7 map unlocalized unitig_7, whole genome shotgun sequence genome, one interval contains:
- a CDS encoding TRAF-type zinc finger: MSHPGFPGDGSATTHLVHNLVEEAVRSLEGVPIPLTREYHPGPKEKREPIVEHPANRIVGNPARTPPNQWPVEEISTREALRHSISPSKVRELLDFSALLYADEPDDNLLCPICKLPVITPIITPCDHTFCLECLKRHFRSSDTCPIDRTRFRARDCKTSRLLTNILDSLVVECPNTERGCSEKMKREEVVKHTINCRYTLHDCPDKACDKRVQQWLAVSGKCWHFEQTCEYCEDKMEAASMADHINKKCTKNTTSCSDCGVTIKLSEVSQHRDGSCPEASVACKYVDYGCTHEALRKILGAHQDDCIYKVVAVVGDKVKAQEKQIEKLQKQTEDQERQIMELKEERRDCISWDDVFSLNNVQGGPKFKPTEAVMTIYEDMERRMEELKKELTDLEGRQTVMVLNQVMPIKDQITEIRSNLGILKMHMAWLMNKSREEVERSRLANRSVSSTSRTRGSSDSDGEAGPSTSRRLSDGSNGIPRL; this comes from the coding sequence ATGTCACATCCTGGCTTTCCTGGCGACGGCTCTGCCACTACCCATCTCGTCCACAACCTCGTTGAAGAGGCTGTGCGGTCGCTCGAGGGAGTCCCCATCCCTCTGACGCGTGAGTATCACCCCGGACCTAAAGAGAAACGAGAGCCCATCGTTGAGCACCCAGCTAATCGTATCGTTGGCAACCCAGCACGAACTCCTCCCAACCAGTGGCCGGTCGAAGAAATATCTACTCGGGAAGCGTTGCGACACTCCATCAGCCCCAGCAAAGTCAGGGAATTGCTCGACTTCTCCGCCTTGCTGTacgccgacgagcccgacgaTAACCTTCTCTGTCCCATCTGCAAGCTTCCCGTCATTACCCCCATAATCACGCCCTGCGACCATACCTTCTGTCTCGAATGCCTCAAGCGCCATTTCCGTTCATCCGATACATGCCCCATCGACCGCACCAGGTTTCGCGCCAGGGACTGCAAGACGTCGAGACTCTTGACCAACATTCTCGATAGCCTGGTTGTCGAGTGCCCCAACACTGAGCGAGGATGTAGCGAAAAGATGAAGCGCGAGGAGGTTGTTAAGCACACCATCAACTGCAGGTACACGCTGCACGACTGTCCCGACAAGGCCTGCGACAAGAGGGTGCAGCAGTGGCTTGCAGTCTCGGGCAAGTGCTGGCATTTCGAGCAGACATGCGAATACTGCGAAGACAAGATGGAGGCGGCGTCCATGGCGGACCACATCAATAAGAAGTGTACCAAAAATACAACGAGCTGCTCCGACTGCGGCGTGACGATCAAGCTCTCCGAAGTCAGCCAACACCGCGATGGCAGCTGTCCCGAGGCGTCGGTTGCCTGCAAATATGTCGACTACGGCTGCACACACGAGGCGCTTCGCAAGATCCTGGGCGCCCACCAAGACGACTGCATCTACAaggttgtcgccgtcgtgggcGACAAGGTCAAAGCCCAAGAGAAACAGATCGAGAAGCTGCAGAAGCAGACTGAAGACCAGGAGAGGCAGATCATGGAATTGAAGGAGGAGCGGCGCGATTGCATCTCGTGGGACGATGTCTTCAGCCTCAACAACGTCCAAGGCGGTCCAAAGTTTAAACCCACAGAGGCCGTCATGACCATATACGAAGACATGGAACGCCGCATggaggagctcaagaaggAGCTGACCGACTTGGAAGGGCGCCAGACGGTCATGGTCCTGAACCAGGTCATGCCGATCAAGGACCAGATCACCGAGATCAGGAGCAACCTGGGCATATTAAAGATGCACATGGCCTGGCTTATGAACAAGAGCCGCGAGGAAGTCGAGCGCAGCCGTCTGGCCAATCGTAGTGTCAGCAGCACCAGCCGCACGCGCGGCAGCTCCGACAGCGATGGCGAAGCCGGCCCGTCAACGTCTCGAAGACTGAGCGACGGATCGAACGGCATTCCTCGGCTTTGA
- a CDS encoding Calpain family cysteine protease, which yields MATYGDPPLPVPPPVTPSKRSKKAPQEILSDFWDKFHSKHPGKVTSVFPRSLYASLLPDFQARGASSARNAQESYEAAARECREKVKRIIRECDRTNEKYTDADFDIERDPYSNCLNGLIRDGDFGPGGSAAVVDGPNVSSWDVKNSLDTLAAAQVLGPNSTIPFDPAAVSRFLASDDIWNPLANAGDRSGNRSGTRTGAKSGPVKASKRGGVRGSEWYSPGSIHRVDWIFETPQFTVNGYSSSDIKQGANGDCWWLAAVATIAHRKDLMQKVCVARDEECGVYGFVFQRDGDWISTVIDDNLYLRDSDFDFYGDVYDASGKKARLHRKRNQTGSDALYFARCEDQNETWLPLLEKAYAKVHGDYEAISGGWPGEAVEDMTGGVTSTIATNRVLRKDKLWKELVNSDGEFVFALAAMGTGWDWRKSGLALGHAYSILQSREEVDEDGKKVRLVQIRNPWGERSDGGVGEWNGPWSDGSKEWTPYWLKRFNHTFGDDGVFWMSYEDMLSTFMYIHRTRLFDEKWTVVQQWTSANVSWVTGYLQTKFVVEVKKSGMVVIVLTQLDDRYFHGFEGQYWFELHFVLQKATPEAAGDGAKNGGESKDAPEPEQICRVRPVHKWENRSVSCEVDLEPGVYEVLPKVTAARHHNGDAAKPVEDVVKEYAERNPQKLRQVGLQYDIAHAKGGVRDEDELIEKKKLEAKAKKESKKAKKKRKQRKALGIAAKVLEDSAKVVSDMANEGKKTDEAKGEVKAEPKTDSGQEKEKEKEKEKEKVSSGSSQKPATIDDQPADLASSSKPAEGPTTEPKKPDEKKDENMEKKKEEKGEEGEEAVTAAEASAVPPPAAADAEAPPEEASAEKEDSESDSDAESTVEDDDDEATGTPWNAVCVLGLRVYARDPDVAIKLTTPSDAEEASSLIVDGEAAGATA from the exons ATGGCAACTTACGGAGACCCCCCGCTCCCTGTGCCGCCGCCTGTGACACCCAGCAAGCGCTCCAAGAAGGCTCCTCAGGAGATACTCTCTGACTTCTGGGACAAGTTCCATTCAAAACACCCCGGAAAGGTGACATCCGTCTTCCCCCGGTCTCTCTACGCCTCTCTGCTCCCCGACTTCCAAGCGCGGGGCGCCTCGTCCGCCCGCAACGCCCAAGAATCGTatgaggccgccgcccgtgaGTGCAGGGAGAAGGTGAAGCGCATCATCCGCGAGTGTGATCGCACCAACGAAAAGtacaccgacgccgacttcGACATCGAGCGCGATCCCTACAGCAACTGTCTCAACGGCCTCATCCGCGACGGGGACTTTGGCCCTGGTggcagcgccgccgtcgttgacGGACCCAATGTCAGCAGCTGGGATGTCAAGAATAGCCTCGACaccctcgctgccgcccaggTCTTGGGCCCCAACTCCACTATTCCATTTGACCCGGCCGCCGTGAGTCGCTTTCTCGCAAGCGATGACATTTGGAATCCCCTTGCCAACGCTGGAGATCGTTCGGGCAACCGTTCAGGAACAAGGACAGGGGCAAAGTCAGGCCCCGTCAAGGCCTCGAAGCGTGGCGGTGTCCGGGGCAGTGAATGGTACAGCCCAGGGTCGATCCATCGTGTCGACTGGATCTTTGAGACGCCTCAGTTCACAGTCAACGGCTATTCCTCCTCCGATATCAAGCAGGGCGCCAACGGGGATTGCTGGTGGCTCGCTGCCGTTGCAACCATTGCACACCGCAAGGACCTCATGCAGAAGGTTTGCGTTGCGCGGGACGAGGAGTGCGGTGTGTACGGCTTCGTCTTCCAGCGCGACGGCGACTGGATCTCGACTgtcatcgacgacaaccTGTACCTCAGGGATTCTGATTTCGACTTCTACGGTGATGTATACGATGCCAGCGGCAAAAAGGCCCGGCTGCACCGCAAGCGCAACCAGACGGGGTCCGACGCGTTGTACTTCGCCCGGTGCGAGGACCAAAACGAGACCTGGCTGCCCTTGCTTGAGAAGGCCTACGCCAAGGTCCACGGCGACTACGAGGCCATCTCGGGTGGCTGGCCAggcgaggcggtcgaggatATGACGGGCGGTGTCACGTCGACCATCGCCACCAACCGAGTGCTGCGCAAGGACAAGCTCTGGAAGGAGCTTGTCAACTCGGATGGCGAGTTCGTCTTTGCTCTGGCCGCCATGGGCACCGGTTGGGACTGGCGGAAGAGCGGCCTCGCACTTGGCCACGCGTACTCGATCCTCCAATCCCGGGAAGAAGtagacgaggacggcaagaagGTCCGCCTCGTGCAAATCAG AAACCCCTGGGGCGAAAGatccgacggcggcgtcggcgagtgGAACGGCCCCTGGTCCGATGGTTCCAAGGAGTGGACGCCGTACTGGTTGAAACGCTTCAACCACACttttggcgacgacggcgtcttTTGGATGTCATACGAAGACATGCTGTCGACCTTTATGTATATTCACCGCACCCGGCTGTTCGATGAGAAGTGGACCGTTGTGCAGCAGTGGACGTCGGCCAATGTCTCTTGGGTCACGGGCTACCTTCAGACCAagttcgtcgtcgaggtgaAGAAGTCGGGCATGGTCGTAATCGTGCTCACGCAGCTCGACGACCGGTACTTCCACGGCTTTGAGGGCCAGTATTGGTTCGAACTGCACTTCGTCCTACAGAAGGCGACCCCggaagccgccggcgacggcgccaagAACGGCGGCGAAAGCAAAGACGCCCCCGAGCCGGAGCAGATCTGCCGCGTCCGCCCCGTGCACAAATGGGAGAACCGGTCCGTCAGCTGCGAGGTCGATCTCGAGCCGGGCGTATACGAGGTCCTCCCCAAGGTCACGGCCGCGCGCCACCacaacggcgacgccgcgaagcccgtcgaggacgtcgtcaaaGAGTACGCGGAGCGCAACCCGCAGAAGCTGCGGCAGGTCGGCCTGCAGTACGACATCGCGCACGCCAAGGGGGGCGTgcgggacgaggacgagctgattgagaagaagaagctcgaggccaaggcgaagaaggagagcaagaaggccaagaagaagaggaagcagAGGAAGGCGCTCGGCATTGCTGCCAAGGTGCTCGAGGATTCGGCCAAGGTTGTGTCGGACATGGCGAAcgagggcaagaagaccgacgaggccaagggtGAAGTCAAGGCGGAACCGAAGACGGATTCTGggcaggagaaggagaaggagaaggagaaggagaaggagaaggtgTCCAGTGGCAGCAGCCAAAAACCTGCCACCATAGACGACCAGCCAGCGGATCTCGCCAGTTCTTCCAAACCCGCAGAAGGACCCACGACGGAGCCCAAGAAGCCTGACGAGAAGAAAGACGAAAACAtggagaaaaagaaagaggagaagggggaggagggggaggaagccgTCACGGCCGCAGAGGCGTCCGCCGTACCCCCGCCGGCAGCCGCAGATGCAGAGGCCCCCCCCGAAGAGGCGTCGGCTGAGAAGGAAGACTCGGAGTCGGACTCGGACGCCGAATCCAccgttgaagacgacgacgacgaagcgaCTGGCACGCCTTGGAATGCCGTCTGCGTGCTCGGGCTGCGGGTGTACGCCCGGGACCCGGATGTGGCGATCAAGCTGACCACGCCGAGCGACGCGGAGGAGGCTTCGAGTCTAATTGTCGACGGGGAGGCCGCCGGTGCGACTGCGTAG
- a CDS encoding Adenine deaminase: protein MCKDVLHDLLVDLPKCEHHIHIEGSLAPELLFRLAAQNDIPLPADRDPAFAGVEALYERYRNFTSLDDFLHYYFIGFSAFGLSVDEWRGIATGAVEGSWCSAARKEELVKEVEAVVARHRGLLATTTAA from the exons ATGTGCAAGGACGTCCTCCACGATCTGCTGGTCGATCTGCCCAAGTGCGAGCATCACATCCACATCGAGGGCTCCCTCGCGCCCGAGCTGCTGTTCCGCCTCGCCGCGCAGAACGACATCCCCCTGCCCGCCGACAGGGATCCAgccttcgccggcgtcgaggcgctGTACGAGCGCTACCGCAACTTCACCTCGCTCGACGACTTCCTGCACTACTACTTCATCGGCTTCTCC GCCTTCGGCCTGAGCGTCGACGAGTGGCGGGGCATCGCGacgggcgccgtcgaggggaGCTGGTGCTCCGCCGCCCGgaaggaggagctggtcaaggaggtcgaggccgtcgtcgccaggCACCGGGGGctgttggcgacgacgacggcggcctaG